In Triticum aestivum cultivar Chinese Spring chromosome 5B, IWGSC CS RefSeq v2.1, whole genome shotgun sequence, the following proteins share a genomic window:
- the LOC123117454 gene encoding uncharacterized protein gives MTMLRSAIGTALRRAAPAARFFSSVARGSPGCSGATSALRRTAPAARFFSSVARGSPGCSSATSALRRTAPAARFFSSVARGSPGCSHATSALRWPALTYSLFGNGGGGSSGLRRMMCSYGNGGQGFWNQALSWERSDILFFGITGVVMYVVQRKVRALQEEKWQRQIKDIEVRSYMMDKEKEETINIPFH, from the exons ATGACGATGCTCCGATCTGCCATTGGAACTGCCCTccggcgggcggcgccggccgCTCGTTTCTTTAGCAGTGTCGCCCGTGGCAGCCCTGGATGCAGCGGCGCAACCAGTGCGCTCCGGCGGACGGCGCCGGCCGCTCGTTTCTTTAGCAGTGTCGCCCGTGGCAGCCCTGGATGCAGCAGCGCAACCAGTGCGCTCCGGCGGACGGCGCCGGCCGCTCGTTTCTTCAGCAGCGTCGCCCGCGGCAGCCCTGGATGCAGCCACGCAACCAGTGCGCTCCGGTGGCCGGCGCTGACTTATAGTCTCTTCGGCAACGGAGGAGGCGGCAGCTCTGGACTCAGG AGGATGATGTGCTCGTATGGCAATGGTGGACAGGGATTCTGGAATCAAGCCTTGAGCTG GGAAAGATCTGATATTTTGTTTTTCGGTATCACTGGCGTCGTGATGTATGTGGTTCAAAGGAAAGTAAGAGCCTTGCAAGAAGAAAAATGGCAACGTCAGATAAAGGATATTGAGGTGCGGTCATACATGATGGATAAGGAGAAGGAAGAAACAATCAATATCCCTTTTCATTGA
- the LOC123115196 gene encoding uncharacterized protein: MQVSLLRSMRPQPENTRGGDCSALEFAEPRLGPVLLVTREDLEQFDTRDWEEYFRASSAARPFPVEVALVIALAALSLVFAVMATKARKRRRGDAGTPKGLAEADGVLWLARGRVRAEIELTQRMIAGLRQARSDSQEGAAPKIISTKARKRRGGGGGGRGGGTSSGGGGGGLLPLVPRHAGKRNGLAEADAAVWLARVVATGMRGRGRAHIEPTQKMIAGLRQARSKSHSQEGVAPKISNLSSYAQKRVRTVPVNHLAAIPEWKTAASEAEADDYKAATLAKLGTTVCRLNIDIPASDESEKMRKEVVDRCRCAHPGSEDCVRVHVGKARSWIKDQLGEEAFRNCGLDAMGEQVAELWASVDRKKLEDLDKLVPQNKPQKFMETALKELGQKETKDLAKYCYNVFLPRRLASLTRAEHKNDEAVDWEDEKSDQEDDRNDRSPRKKNKTSGSSSSTSCRK, from the exons ATGCAGGTTTCGTTGCTGCGATCAATGCGGCCACAGCCAGAAAACACCAGAGGAGGAGATTGCTCGGCATTGGAGTTCGCAGAGCCCCGGCTCGGGCCTGTTCTTCTTGTGACGCGGGAGGATCTCGAGCAATTCGATACGAGGGATTGGGAAGAGTACTTCCGGGCGTCCTCGGCGGCGAGACCCTTCCCCGTGGAGGTAGCTCTGGTGATTGCGCTCGCTGCGCTCTCCTTGGTGTTTGCCGTCATGGCGACCAAGGCTCGGAAGAGGCGGCGCGGAG ACGCTGGCACGCCGAAAGGCCTGGCCGAGGCCGACGGGGTGCTCTGGCTGGCGCGGGGGCGCGTCCGCGCGGAGATCGAGCTGACTCAGAGGATGATCGCCGGGCTGCGCCAGGCACGCTCCGACTCCCAG GAAGGAGCGGCTCCTAAGATAATTTCGACGAAGGCTCGGAAGAGGcggggcggaggtggtggcggacgaGGGGGAGGAACAAgcagcggcggaggcggtggtggcctCCTCCCTTTGGTTCCCAGACACGCGGGCAAGCGGAATGGCCTGGCCGAGGCCGACGCGGCGGTCTGGCTGGCGCGGGTGGTGGCCACGGGGATGCGGGGGCGCGGCCGCGCGCACATCGAGCCGACGCAGAAGATGATCGCGGGGTTGCGCCAGGCACGCTCCAAATCTCACTCCCAG GAAGGAGTAGCTCCTAAGATCAGCAACTTGTCAAGTTATGCACAGAAGCGTGTTAGAACAGTCCCTGTGAATCATCTAGCTGCTATCCCTGAGTGGAAAACTGCTGCATCTGAAGCAGAAGCTGATGATTACAAAGCTGCAACCTTAGCAAAACTGGGCACAACTGTCTGTCGCCTGAACATAGATATCCCAGCCAGTGATGAGTCAGAGAAGATGAGGAAAGAAGTGGTGGACAGGTGCAGGTGTGCCCATCCAGGATCCGAGGACTGTGTACGCGTTCATGTCGGCAAGGCGAGGAGCTGGATCAAGGATCAGTTGGGTGAGGAAGCTTTCAGAAACTGCGGGCTTGATGCGATGGGTGAGCAAGTTGCAGAGTTATGGGCTTCAGTTGACAGAAAGAAACTCGAAGATCTTGACAAGTTGGTTCCACAGAATAAACCCCAGAAGTTCATGGAGACTGCCTTGAAGGAGCTAGGACAAAAGGAAACAAAGGATCTTGCAAAGTACTGCTACAATGTTTTTCTTCCCAGAAGATTGGCAAGCTTGACCAGGGCAGAGCATAAAAATGACGAAGCTGTTGACTGGGAGGATGAAAAGAGTGACCAAGAGGATGACAGGAACGACCGTTCGCCTCGAAAGAAGAATAAAACATCAGGATCTTCTTCTTCCACAAG CTGCAGGAAGTAG